The Streptomyces griseiscabiei genomic sequence GAGCCTGTCCTGACCGTGTTCCGTGGAGCGGGCACGGACGGGCACGGGCCGGGGAGCGTCCGATACAGGCGGGTGGTGGAACGTGATGCGGAAGCAGCAGAACGTCGAGGTCTTCCGGATCACGGGCGCCCGGCAGGGCCTCGCCGACGACGTCCGCGCCCGGCAGCGTCGCTACATCATCTCGATGTCCGTACGCACCCTCGCGGTGATCGCCGCCGCGACCCTCTGGAACGTCGAACGGCACGTCGCGGTCGTCGCACTGGTGCTCGGCGCGGTGCTGCCGTACATCGCCGTGGTGATCGCCAACGCGGGCCGGGAGAACGCGCCCTCGCTGCCGTCGACGTTCGTACGGGCCCCCATGCGGCCGATGATCACGCCGTCCGCGGAACCCTTCCCGGAAGACGCGGCGGCCGATCCCGCGGACGGTCGGCGCAGTGAGCCGCGCGAGCGGGCCTGAGCACCGGGGATGTCCGCGAAGCGGAATCCGGCCACCCGCCAAGCTCAAGAAATGCTCAGATCAATCATGTAGTTCCTGTGCCGGGCAGAGGCCTACCCGTGACATACTTCGTACGCGCTCCGCATCCCCCGTCGGAGCGACAGACCGACGCCGGGCAGCTCCCCCCGTGGCTGCTCGGCGTCGCCTTTTCTCCGGTTCTCTCCGGCTGGATCCGTGCCGCTAGGGTCGACGGATGAACATCCTCGACGTCCCCGGCTCCGACCCCTCCTCCCCCATCTGCTCGGCCAAGGGCTGCCGTGCGGACGCGGTCTGGGTACTCGCCTGGAACAACCCGAAACTGCACACGCCGGAGCGGCGCAAGACGTGGCTCGCGTGCGAGGAGCACCGGGAGCATCTGTCCCAGTTCCTGGGGGTGCGGGGATTCCTGAAGGACGTGGTGAAGTTGGACGACTGGGAGGAACCCGCGCCAGAAGGGTCCTAGGGCCGCCCCAGGTCGTGTCCGCTCAGCCCCCGATCGCCGACATCGGCCGGTCCGGCTGCACGAAGGACGGGTCGTCCAGGCCGGCGCCCGCCTTCTTGCCCCACATCGCCAGGCGCCAGATCCGGGCGATCTCCTCGTCCGGGGCGCCCGAGCGCAGCGCGGCGCGCAGGTCGGTCTCCTCGCGGGCGAAGAGGCAGGTGCGGACCTGGCCGTCGGCGGTGAGACGGGTGCGGTCGCAGGCCGAGCAGAAGGGGCGGGTGACGGAGGCGATGACACCCACGCGGTGGGGGCCGCCGTCCACGACCCAGCGCTCCGCCGGGGCCGAGCCGCGCTCGTCCTTGCCCTCGTGGGTGAGGTCGAAGCGGGTACGCAGGGAGGTCAGGATGTCGCCGGCCGTGACCATGCCGTCGCGCTTCCAGCCGTGCTGGGCGTCCAGGGGCATCTGCTCGATGAACCGCAGCTCGTAGTCGTGCTCGACGGCCCAGGCCAGGAGGTCCGGGGCCTCGTCGTCGTTGAGGCCCGGCATCAGGACGGAGTTGACCTTGACGGGGGTCAGGTCCGCGTCGCGGGCGGCTTCGAGGCCTTCGAGGACGTCCTTGAGGCGGTCCCGGCGGGTGAGGGCCTTGAAGACGTCCGGGCGGAGGGTGTCCAGGGAGACGTTCACCCGGTCCAGGCCGGCCGCCTTCAGGGCCTTCGCCGTACGCCTGAGGCCGATGCCGTTGGTGGTGAGGGACATCTGCGGACGGGGGGCGAGGGCCGCCACCCGCTCCACGATGCCGACCAGACCGGGGCGCAGCAGGGGTTCACCACCGGTGAAGCGGACCTCCTCGATGCCCAGGGTGCGGACGGCTATGTCTATGAGACGGACGATCTCGTCGTCGTCGAGCAGGTCGGGCTTGGCCAGCCACTGCAGGCCCTCCTCGGGCATGCAGTACGTACAGCGCAGATTGCAGCGGTCGGTCAGCGAGACCCTGAGGTCGGTGGCCACTCGGCCATAGGTGTCGATGAGCACGTGGGCCCCCTCCCGCGTCAGACCATGGGTTGTCGAATCGGTGGTTCTCGAGTCAGTGGTTGCCGAACACCTGCGAGCCTACGTGACCGCGCCGACAACATCACGGGCCCGATCCCACGAGACACGGCGCGGGGCCGCCGTAGGGATCTACGACGGCCCCGCGCGAAGCCGGTGTCGAGGTCTCGGTGCTCAGTGCGCTCCGGTACCGGTGAGGGAGCGGACCTCCAGCTCGGCGTACTTGGCCTCGTCGGGCTTCTCCTTGGACAGGACCGTGCCGAGGAAGCCCATGAGGAAGCCGAACGGGATGGAGATGATGCCCGGGTTCTTCAGCGGGAACCAGGCGAAGCCGACGTCCGGGAACATCGCCTTGGGGTCGCCGGAGACGACGGGCGAGAAGAGCACCAGGCCGACGGCGACGATCAGACCGCCGTAGATCGACCACAGCGCGCCCTGGGTGGTGAACTTCTTCCAGAAGAGGCTGTAGAGGATCGTCGGCAGGTTGGCGGAGGCCGCGACCGCGAAGGCGAGGGCGACGAGGCCGGCGACGTTCAGGTCGCGGGCGAGGGCGCCGAGGCCGATGGAGACGAT encodes the following:
- the moaA gene encoding GTP 3',8-cyclase MoaA; translation: MLIDTYGRVATDLRVSLTDRCNLRCTYCMPEEGLQWLAKPDLLDDDEIVRLIDIAVRTLGIEEVRFTGGEPLLRPGLVGIVERVAALAPRPQMSLTTNGIGLRRTAKALKAAGLDRVNVSLDTLRPDVFKALTRRDRLKDVLEGLEAARDADLTPVKVNSVLMPGLNDDEAPDLLAWAVEHDYELRFIEQMPLDAQHGWKRDGMVTAGDILTSLRTRFDLTHEGKDERGSAPAERWVVDGGPHRVGVIASVTRPFCSACDRTRLTADGQVRTCLFAREETDLRAALRSGAPDEEIARIWRLAMWGKKAGAGLDDPSFVQPDRPMSAIGG
- a CDS encoding DUF3099 domain-containing protein, with amino-acid sequence MRKQQNVEVFRITGARQGLADDVRARQRRYIISMSVRTLAVIAAATLWNVERHVAVVALVLGAVLPYIAVVIANAGRENAPSLPSTFVRAPMRPMITPSAEPFPEDAAADPADGRRSEPRERA